Proteins from one Rhinoraja longicauda isolate Sanriku21f chromosome 41, sRhiLon1.1, whole genome shotgun sequence genomic window:
- the LOC144611749 gene encoding putative G-protein coupled receptor 139, whose amino-acid sequence MAIVILSRGKCGLSKCITRYLVGMAAADLMVVIVVAILEQTNVIYVYSSTLLITPICALTLVLRVATTDCSVWLTVGFTFDRFIAICCPKFKIRYCRERTATVVIVVVAILSCARCVPFYFAIEPYAIIDHVPWRCIFVAGYSISSVWKAYELLDSILTPLLPIALILLFNGLTVRHIIAANRVRQGLRNNSENQKDSEVENRRKSMVLLFALSANFILLWMPYVISSMNWQTQNYFYTDRYLSNPIYILQQFGFMFKFLSTCTNTCIYTLSQRKFREELKNGVKFLLTLNGHLCK is encoded by the coding sequence ATGGCAATCGTGATCCTCTCCCGTGGAAAATgcggtctttccaaatgcatcactcgtTACCTGGTGGGAATGGCGGCAGCAGACCTCATGGTAGTTATCGTCGTTGCAATATTGGAACAGACAAATGTTATCTATGTGTATTCCAGTACATTGCTCATCACTCCAATTTGCGCTCTGACACTTGTTTTGAGGGTGGCAACCACGGACTGTTCCGTTTGGCTCACGGTGGGTTTCACCTTCGACCGCTTCATCGCAATTTGCTGCCCAAAATTCAAGATAAGATATTGTCGTGAAAGAACTGCGACGGTGGTGATAGTAGTCGTGGCAATTTTGAGCTGTGCGAGATGTGTTCCGTTTTACTTTGCAATAGAGCCTTACGCCATAATCGATCACGTGCCATGGCGATGTATCTTTGTAGCAGGATACTCCATTTCATCCGTGTGGAAAGCGTACGAGTTACTTGACAGTATCCTAACACCGTTATTACCAATCGCGTTAATTCTACTGTTTAATGGTTTGACAGTTAGACACATAATTGCGGCAAATAGAGTCCGCCAAGGTCTCCGGAATAACAGCGAGAATCAGAAGGATTCAGAAGTGGAAAACAGGAGAAAGTCAATGGTTTTGCTGTTCGCTCTATCAGCCAATTTCATATTATTGTGGATGCCTTATGTGATATCTTCTATGAACTGGCAAACGCaaaattatttttacacagacAGATATCTGTCTAACCCAATATATATCCTGCAGCAATTTGGGTTCATGTTTAAATTCCTCAGCACCTGCACCAacacatgtatctatacactgtctcAGAGGAAATTTCGAGAGGAGCTGAAGAACGGAGTGAAATTTCTGCTTACACTGAATGGACATCTTTGTAAATAG